A single region of the Oleispira antarctica RB-8 genome encodes:
- the fumC gene encoding Fumarate hydratase-like protein, which yields MNNYRIESDSFGDLKVPVDKYYGAQSARSLINFPIGIETMPKPLIRAFGIIKSSAARVNMNVGALDSIIGEAIVKAASEVMAGKHDDHFPLSVWQTGSGTQTNMNANEVISNRAFEILGGTIGNSSFSNTSRVHPNDHCNMSQSSNDTFPSAMHIAAVEEIVHSLIPALHHLHDALETKEQEFSKIVKIGRTHTQDATPLTLGQEFSGYAAQVKNGIRRAEAVLPALYSLAQGGTAVGTGLNSPAGFDQKVAKEVALVTKLPFVTASNKFEALAAHDAIVEASGALNTLAVSLMKVANDIRFLGSGPRCGIGEISLPENEPGSSIMPGKINPTQCEALTMVAAQVMGNHVTITIAGSNGHFELNTFKPVMIYNLLQSIRLLADSSQSFTDRCVIGITANESHIAKLLNESLMLVTALNPHIGYDNATKIAKKAHQDNSTLLQAAVALELVSEEDFKKWVVPTEMLAPK from the coding sequence GTGAATAACTATCGAATTGAAAGCGATTCTTTTGGCGACTTAAAAGTCCCTGTTGATAAATACTACGGCGCACAGTCAGCGCGCTCCTTAATCAACTTTCCGATTGGCATCGAAACCATGCCCAAGCCTTTGATCCGAGCGTTTGGCATCATCAAATCATCAGCAGCCAGGGTTAATATGAATGTTGGCGCGCTAGACAGTATTATAGGTGAGGCCATCGTAAAAGCCGCCAGCGAAGTGATGGCAGGCAAGCATGACGATCACTTTCCCCTATCTGTTTGGCAAACAGGCTCGGGCACGCAGACCAATATGAATGCCAATGAAGTCATCTCTAACCGAGCCTTTGAGATTTTGGGTGGGACGATTGGCAACTCTTCTTTTAGTAACACAAGCCGCGTACACCCCAACGATCATTGCAATATGAGTCAGTCGTCAAACGATACCTTTCCCAGTGCGATGCATATTGCAGCGGTTGAAGAAATAGTTCACTCGCTGATACCCGCGTTACACCATCTTCATGATGCACTGGAAACTAAAGAACAAGAATTTTCCAAAATTGTCAAAATTGGCCGCACCCATACTCAAGATGCAACCCCTCTCACTCTTGGCCAAGAGTTTTCAGGTTACGCGGCACAAGTAAAAAATGGCATACGCCGAGCAGAAGCCGTATTACCCGCATTGTATTCTTTAGCGCAAGGCGGAACGGCCGTCGGCACAGGCTTAAACTCCCCCGCAGGTTTTGATCAAAAAGTAGCGAAAGAAGTCGCGCTCGTCACAAAGCTGCCGTTTGTTACCGCCAGCAATAAATTCGAAGCCTTGGCAGCACACGACGCTATCGTCGAAGCCAGTGGCGCACTTAATACCCTTGCAGTGAGCTTAATGAAAGTTGCCAATGACATACGCTTTTTAGGCTCAGGCCCGCGCTGTGGCATTGGTGAAATCAGCTTGCCAGAGAATGAACCCGGCTCGTCAATTATGCCGGGCAAAATTAATCCTACGCAGTGCGAAGCATTAACCATGGTGGCCGCTCAGGTAATGGGAAATCACGTTACCATCACCATTGCAGGCTCCAATGGCCATTTTGAATTGAATACATTCAAGCCCGTAATGATTTATAACTTGCTGCAATCTATCCGTTTACTCGCCGACAGCAGCCAGAGTTTTACCGACAGATGCGTCATTGGGATCACCGCCAATGAATCTCACATCGCCAAATTGCTCAATGAATCGTTAATGCTAGTCACCGCGCTTAATCCCCATATTGGTTACGATAACGCGACAAAGATTGCTAAAAAAGCCCATCAAGATAACTCGACATTGCTGCAAGCCGCCGTAGCATTGGAGTTAGTGAGCGAAGAGGATTTCAAAAAGTGGGTGGTCCCTACAGAGATGCTGGCGCCTAAATAA
- a CDS encoding Transcriptional regulator, LysR family, which yields MNINYLRHMLVFSQIVDEGGISLAAAKLQVSKSAVSQQLKALENELGVTLINRNTRSQVLTAAGKVFYERCSAINNIVNTAWGEARDSQGLALGNISISSPNALIATIVAPALGRLVEKHEGITPTLSGDDSRVSLINSEIHLAIRVGNMPNSEYKQRKLGEFRDVLCANPNYLKKHTIDQSYLLAQEGKRIDVNYIANNWQGAQITHRLYEKKTGKPVVLKFTANRMCNSLPAVVELTRAGCGFAYIPDFLFNKYKLTNELVEVMPEYLGESAPIYAVHAYAGEVPILVKITIDAIKQQMEKLMTA from the coding sequence ATGAATATTAACTATCTTCGTCATATGCTGGTTTTCTCTCAAATTGTTGATGAGGGTGGGATCAGTCTGGCAGCTGCCAAACTGCAAGTATCTAAATCTGCCGTCAGCCAACAATTAAAAGCATTAGAAAACGAGCTAGGGGTTACCCTGATTAATCGAAATACACGCTCACAAGTGCTTACCGCAGCGGGAAAAGTATTTTATGAGCGCTGCTCTGCTATTAACAATATCGTGAATACAGCCTGGGGAGAGGCAAGAGATAGTCAGGGATTGGCACTGGGGAATATTAGTATCAGCTCTCCCAATGCACTGATTGCGACCATTGTCGCGCCTGCACTAGGACGACTAGTGGAAAAGCATGAAGGAATAACCCCCACCTTATCGGGTGATGATAGCAGAGTCAGTTTGATTAATAGCGAAATTCATCTTGCGATCCGAGTAGGCAATATGCCTAACAGCGAATACAAACAACGTAAGCTTGGCGAGTTTCGCGATGTCCTTTGCGCTAACCCAAACTATTTAAAAAAGCATACGATTGATCAGTCTTATCTTCTTGCACAAGAGGGAAAAAGAATAGATGTAAATTATATTGCAAACAATTGGCAGGGAGCACAAATTACTCATCGACTGTATGAAAAAAAGACCGGCAAGCCTGTGGTACTGAAATTCACCGCCAACCGTATGTGTAATTCACTGCCTGCGGTTGTTGAGCTGACCCGAGCGGGTTGTGGCTTTGCCTATATTCCTGATTTCTTATTCAATAAATATAAGCTAACGAATGAGCTTGTAGAAGTGATGCCTGAATATTTGGGAGAATCAGCACCGATTTATGCGGTGCATGCGTATGCTGGTGAAGTGCCAATTCTCGTCAAAATAACCATCGATGCTATCAAGCAACAAATGGAAAAGTTAATGACAGCTTAA
- a CDS encoding Putative flagellar synthesis protein, producing MANLHQIFYQQLSQELELASTLHRLLCDERDLLDPPNIEALSELQEIKQQQLADLKALSQIRCTWLEKHHIPLDKHCFQHPLLQSAKQEDNELLAALWQQLADQFKENRRLTDILSIIVLNARKRTQSLMKILRGQKNTPNLYTKSGQTQKSSTGLGYAKA from the coding sequence GTGGCCAACTTACATCAAATATTTTATCAACAGCTTAGCCAAGAATTAGAACTCGCCAGCACATTGCATAGACTCCTTTGTGACGAACGCGACCTGCTAGATCCACCTAACATTGAGGCTCTAAGCGAGCTGCAAGAGATAAAGCAGCAACAGCTTGCCGACCTTAAAGCGCTTAGCCAAATACGCTGTACTTGGCTAGAAAAACATCACATCCCTCTTGATAAGCATTGTTTTCAACACCCATTATTGCAATCAGCTAAGCAGGAAGATAACGAACTTCTAGCCGCTTTATGGCAACAACTTGCCGATCAATTTAAAGAGAACCGCCGTTTAACGGATATACTGTCAATTATCGTACTAAACGCCCGCAAACGAACGCAAAGTTTGATGAAAATCTTGCGCGGACAAAAAAATACTCCTAATTTATATACTAAGAGCGGACAAACTCAAAAATCTTCAACAGGTTTGGGCTACGCAAAAGCTTAG
- the pilZ gene encoding similar to type IV pilus assembly protein PilZ, with translation MADESTTEENTASESTAEEGTVKGNSADESTPEKNNDEYYLDSLEDIYGALRKIILMKQPVFISIEGSDEKFSSAITHANLKNSSFFLDKVVPEKGNDLIRSGSRFSVLADSQGVRIEFNMTGRLKYQPTNEQYRVEFPTQVLYLQRRTAYRVMIPPAHQILVKLKMEDGGDNLVGQLSDLSSSGFKALFKSDCVERLKANNNIPVARVKFNDQNNMDCSLVARHVVATKNGNTQVGFAFNMISGMGQRFLDRLIGELQWEERQRAEQVELNKLKNNEKLPDLQS, from the coding sequence ATGGCAGACGAAAGCACGACTGAAGAAAACACAGCATCAGAAAGCACAGCAGAAGAAGGGACCGTAAAAGGAAACTCTGCTGATGAAAGCACACCTGAGAAAAACAATGACGAGTATTACCTAGACTCTCTTGAAGATATCTATGGTGCTTTGCGTAAAATCATTCTAATGAAACAGCCTGTATTCATTAGCATTGAGGGCAGTGATGAAAAGTTTTCTTCCGCCATTACTCATGCCAACCTTAAAAACAGCAGCTTTTTTCTTGATAAAGTCGTGCCAGAAAAAGGCAACGACCTAATTCGCTCTGGTAGCCGTTTTTCTGTGCTAGCCGATAGCCAAGGCGTAAGAATTGAATTTAACATGACTGGCAGACTTAAATACCAGCCTACCAACGAACAATATCGCGTTGAATTCCCTACTCAAGTGCTTTATTTGCAACGACGTACGGCCTATCGCGTAATGATCCCACCTGCTCATCAAATTTTGGTAAAGCTCAAAATGGAAGACGGCGGCGACAATCTTGTAGGCCAACTTTCTGATCTATCCTCCAGTGGTTTTAAGGCACTATTTAAAAGTGATTGCGTTGAACGCCTAAAAGCCAATAACAACATTCCGGTAGCCCGCGTTAAATTTAATGATCAAAATAATATGGATTGCAGCTTGGTCGCTCGGCATGTTGTGGCAACAAAAAATGGGAATACTCAAGTAGGTTTTGCCTTCAATATGATTTCAGGCATGGGGCAACGTTTTTTAGATCGCTTAATAGGTGAGCTGCAATGGGAAGAGCGCCAAAGAGCAGAACAGGTTGAGCTGAACAAATTAAAAAATAATGAGAAACTGCCAGATTTACAAAGCTAG
- a CDS encoding Methyl-accepting chemotaxis sensory transducer with Pas/Pac sensor → MFFNKSAKIAQDLLNSEHTKALESQVAEMTAKLAALDKSQAVIEFSMDGTILTANDNFLQTMGYRLEEVQGQHHRIFMAAEDAKSPEYTQFWQQLNHGEFISAEFKRMAKGDKEIWIQASYNPIFDLDGQPIKVVKYATDITEQKLKSADFKGQINAIGKSQAVIEFTPDGIITQANDNFLDALGYTLDEVKGQHHSMFIDATYKNSPEYHRFWQDLKQGIYSSGEFKRIAKGGAEVWIQASYNPILDLNGHPFKVVKYATDITQQKLQHADFKGQVEAIGKSQAVIEFDINGIIESANDNFLNTLGYTIEEIKGQHHSLFVEQSYKNSPEYKMFWEDLAAGKFNAGEYKRIGKGGKEIWIQASYNPIIGVNGKPIKVVKYATDITDQKMMNANFQGQIEAISKSQAVIEFNMDGTIIFANDNFLSALGYRLNEVKGQHHSLFVDADERNSADYKRFWEKLNLGEFESAEYKRIGKGGKEVWIQASYNPIMDVNGKPFKVVKYATDITARKIAVKEISQSLLSLSQGDLSNVIDVSLEGEFDVLREAMNSTIERFSEMVSQIRTSADFVSTSANEIQTGTTDLSQRTESQASSLEETSSSVEQLTQTVNQNADNSKEAVALAEEANNKATEGGEVVNQAVVAMREIGDASKKIADIIGVIDEIAFQTNLLALNAAVEAARAGEQGRGFAVVAAEVRNLAQRSAGAAKEIKALINDSVKKVAEGTRLVDDSGETLTGIVGSIESVLSLISNISVASQEQATGINHVNTAVSQMDTMTQQNAALVEETSAVSASMNTEARKLQELMRFFK, encoded by the coding sequence ATGTTTTTTAATAAATCAGCAAAAATAGCCCAAGATCTACTGAACTCTGAACACACTAAAGCGTTAGAAAGTCAGGTTGCAGAGATGACCGCAAAGCTGGCGGCGCTGGATAAGTCCCAGGCGGTGATTGAGTTTTCTATGGACGGTACGATTCTGACCGCCAATGATAACTTCTTACAAACCATGGGTTATCGCTTAGAAGAAGTACAGGGTCAGCATCATCGAATATTCATGGCAGCGGAAGATGCTAAAAGCCCTGAATATACTCAGTTTTGGCAGCAACTCAATCATGGTGAATTTATCTCCGCCGAATTTAAGCGTATGGCAAAAGGCGATAAAGAGATTTGGATTCAAGCCAGTTATAACCCTATTTTTGATCTAGACGGCCAGCCGATTAAAGTCGTGAAATATGCCACGGATATTACTGAGCAAAAACTTAAATCTGCGGACTTTAAGGGGCAAATAAATGCGATTGGTAAATCTCAAGCCGTGATTGAGTTTACCCCTGATGGAATCATTACTCAGGCCAATGATAATTTTTTAGATGCGCTCGGTTACACTTTGGATGAAGTGAAGGGGCAGCATCACAGCATGTTCATTGACGCGACTTATAAAAATAGTCCTGAATATCATCGCTTTTGGCAAGATTTGAAACAGGGTATTTATTCATCGGGGGAGTTTAAACGTATTGCGAAAGGCGGTGCAGAGGTTTGGATTCAGGCAAGCTATAACCCAATTTTAGATTTAAATGGGCATCCTTTTAAGGTCGTTAAATATGCGACGGATATTACCCAGCAAAAACTACAACACGCCGACTTTAAGGGACAAGTTGAAGCAATTGGAAAATCTCAAGCGGTTATTGAATTTGATATTAATGGCATCATAGAGAGCGCCAACGATAATTTTTTAAATACTTTAGGGTACACAATTGAAGAAATAAAAGGCCAGCATCACAGTCTATTTGTTGAGCAGTCTTATAAAAATAGCCCTGAATATAAGATGTTCTGGGAAGATTTAGCCGCGGGTAAATTTAATGCAGGTGAATATAAACGCATTGGAAAAGGTGGTAAAGAAATTTGGATTCAAGCCAGCTATAACCCAATTATTGGCGTGAACGGTAAGCCGATTAAAGTCGTGAAATACGCAACAGACATTACTGATCAAAAAATGATGAATGCAAATTTCCAAGGTCAAATCGAAGCGATTAGTAAGTCTCAGGCCGTCATCGAATTCAATATGGACGGTACCATTATTTTTGCTAATGATAACTTTTTATCAGCATTGGGTTATCGATTGAACGAGGTAAAAGGACAGCATCATAGTCTGTTTGTCGATGCCGATGAACGTAATTCTGCGGACTATAAGCGCTTCTGGGAAAAACTAAATTTGGGTGAGTTTGAATCAGCTGAATATAAGCGTATTGGCAAAGGCGGAAAAGAAGTTTGGATTCAAGCCAGTTATAATCCGATTATGGACGTGAACGGTAAGCCTTTCAAAGTTGTGAAATATGCAACGGATATCACAGCACGAAAAATTGCAGTAAAAGAAATCAGCCAGTCTTTATTGTCGTTATCTCAAGGCGACTTATCGAATGTAATTGATGTGTCGCTGGAAGGTGAGTTTGATGTACTACGAGAGGCTATGAACTCAACGATTGAGCGTTTCTCTGAAATGGTGTCACAAATTAGAACCAGTGCAGATTTTGTATCAACCTCGGCGAATGAAATACAAACGGGGACGACGGATTTGAGCCAGCGTACCGAAAGCCAAGCCTCAAGCCTTGAAGAAACGAGTTCCAGTGTCGAGCAGCTCACTCAAACAGTGAATCAAAATGCTGATAACTCCAAGGAAGCCGTTGCTCTTGCTGAAGAAGCCAATAATAAAGCAACGGAAGGGGGTGAGGTGGTCAATCAAGCCGTCGTGGCCATGAGAGAAATTGGCGACGCGAGCAAAAAAATTGCAGACATTATTGGTGTTATTGATGAAATAGCCTTTCAGACCAATCTACTTGCGCTGAATGCTGCGGTTGAAGCGGCGCGCGCTGGTGAGCAGGGCAGAGGTTTTGCGGTCGTGGCGGCTGAAGTAAGAAATCTTGCACAGCGCAGTGCGGGTGCGGCAAAAGAAATCAAAGCATTGATTAATGACAGTGTTAAAAAAGTCGCAGAAGGCACTCGTTTAGTGGATGACTCTGGGGAAACATTAACGGGGATCGTGGGCTCTATTGAATCGGTGCTGAGCCTTATATCCAATATCAGTGTGGCTAGCCAAGAGCAGGCAACGGGGATTAATCATGTGAATACGGCGGTTTCCCAAATGGATACCATGACGCAACAAAATGCGGCACTGGTAGAAGAAACCAGTGCCGTGAGTGCCTCGATGAATACTGAGGCACGTAAGCTGCAGGAATTAATGAGGTTCTTTAAGTAA
- the rnr gene encoding Cold-shock RNAse R has protein sequence MGDSKENIFILNATNQQSDFKTYSNPIPSREFIMNTVAKVRKNLNREQIANELGLDNPEQKEGLRRRLKAMERDGQLMLNKHNAYHLVDQNLLVTGVVSIHPDGFAFVSYSATEKDLFLPAGQVAHLFDGDVVQVLMAPASAGRRGQNKLIKVIERKTTHIVGELKRKGNHYFLLPENSKISQKVDVDNNALLDAKIGQYVNAEIIEYPTYRQTTLVQITEVLGHPQDPGMEIKVALRRHGIASDWDDELLDHADKLGTKVAEKDKTARADYRDLPFVTIDGEDAKDFDDAVYCEKDESGDWRLLVAIADVSHYVRPDDLLDQEAQSRATSIYFPGHVVPMIPKALSNGLCSLNPNVDRLALVCEMTITPQGQMINADFCEAVIHSHARLTYDQANAVVVNNVSGAKRQTKLAKQVIETNPSVVPYLEDLHTLYNVLKPARTKRGAIDFDTQELKFNLTNKQKIASMSPVIRNDAHKMIEEFMLCANVATANFLQTNKIPALYRSHEGPTQKKLTLLRTFLAEKGISLGGGEKPLSRHYNQLLSSIDQRGDASIIRTMLLRSQSQAQYSPKNDGHFGLAYDAYAHFTSPIRRYPDLLAHRAIRAKIHSQTSTLQRVLNRFTKNQGLANKAYPYDSKAMEELGTHCSNQSRQADEVSREVENWLKCQYMQKFKGESFAATISGITNFGLFVELDQMGIEGLVHISNLDNSTEGYAFGDKIDVVLNKVDLQQRKIDFSIQSDAQQDVAQLSG, from the coding sequence ATGGGCGACTCTAAAGAGAACATTTTTATTTTAAACGCAACAAATCAGCAGTCCGATTTCAAAACCTATTCAAATCCTATTCCTAGCCGCGAGTTCATTATGAACACGGTGGCTAAGGTCAGAAAAAATTTAAACCGCGAGCAAATTGCTAATGAACTCGGTTTAGATAATCCAGAGCAAAAAGAAGGCTTAAGAAGACGCTTAAAAGCGATGGAACGTGATGGTCAGCTTATGTTGAATAAACATAATGCCTACCATCTCGTCGATCAAAATCTATTGGTAACTGGCGTTGTCAGTATTCACCCCGATGGCTTCGCTTTTGTTTCTTACAGCGCTACCGAAAAAGATTTATTTTTACCCGCTGGCCAAGTCGCTCATTTATTTGATGGCGATGTCGTGCAGGTATTAATGGCGCCCGCAAGCGCTGGTCGCCGCGGCCAGAATAAATTAATTAAAGTGATCGAGCGTAAAACAACGCACATTGTTGGTGAATTAAAACGCAAAGGTAATCACTATTTTCTGCTGCCAGAAAATAGCAAAATTTCGCAAAAAGTGGATGTCGATAATAACGCACTATTAGATGCTAAAATCGGTCAGTATGTTAATGCAGAAATTATTGAATATCCTACTTACCGCCAAACAACTTTAGTTCAAATTACCGAAGTGCTTGGGCATCCTCAAGACCCAGGTATGGAAATTAAAGTTGCACTACGCCGCCATGGTATTGCTTCAGATTGGGATGATGAACTTTTGGATCATGCCGATAAACTGGGCACAAAAGTCGCAGAGAAAGATAAAACAGCGCGAGCTGATTATCGCGATCTTCCTTTTGTGACCATTGATGGTGAAGATGCAAAAGATTTTGATGATGCGGTTTATTGTGAAAAAGATGAATCGGGAGATTGGCGCTTATTGGTTGCTATTGCCGATGTATCACATTACGTTCGCCCAGACGACTTATTAGACCAAGAAGCACAGTCTCGTGCGACGTCGATTTATTTCCCAGGTCACGTAGTACCGATGATTCCCAAAGCCTTATCGAATGGCTTATGTTCATTAAACCCAAACGTTGATCGACTGGCGCTTGTGTGTGAAATGACCATTACCCCACAAGGGCAGATGATTAACGCTGATTTTTGTGAAGCGGTGATTCATTCCCATGCTCGATTAACTTACGACCAAGCTAATGCTGTTGTGGTTAATAATGTTAGCGGTGCTAAGCGCCAAACGAAACTGGCAAAACAAGTGATCGAGACAAACCCAAGTGTTGTCCCTTATCTTGAAGATTTGCATACGCTTTATAACGTTTTAAAGCCTGCTCGTACTAAGCGTGGCGCGATTGATTTTGATACTCAAGAGTTAAAATTCAATCTTACCAATAAGCAAAAAATAGCCAGCATGTCTCCGGTTATTCGCAACGATGCTCATAAGATGATTGAAGAATTTATGTTATGCGCCAACGTTGCCACCGCTAATTTTTTACAGACGAATAAAATTCCAGCTTTATACCGTTCTCACGAAGGGCCAACGCAGAAAAAGTTAACCTTACTGCGAACTTTTCTTGCAGAGAAGGGGATTAGTTTGGGCGGTGGCGAGAAGCCCCTGTCGCGTCATTATAATCAGTTGTTAAGCAGTATTGATCAGCGCGGTGATGCCAGTATTATTCGTACAATGTTATTACGCTCGCAAAGCCAAGCGCAGTATTCGCCTAAAAACGATGGCCATTTTGGTTTAGCGTACGATGCGTATGCACACTTTACGTCTCCGATTCGCCGTTACCCAGACTTGTTAGCGCATCGTGCAATTCGTGCAAAAATTCATAGCCAAACAAGCACTCTGCAGCGCGTATTAAATCGCTTCACTAAAAATCAGGGGCTCGCCAATAAAGCGTATCCTTACGACAGTAAAGCGATGGAAGAATTAGGAACGCATTGTTCAAATCAATCTAGACAAGCCGACGAAGTGAGTCGCGAAGTTGAAAACTGGTTGAAGTGTCAGTACATGCAAAAATTCAAAGGCGAAAGTTTTGCCGCCACTATTTCAGGTATCACAAACTTTGGTTTGTTTGTTGAACTTGATCAGATGGGAATCGAAGGTTTAGTTCATATTTCTAATTTAGACAATTCGACAGAAGGTTACGCTTTCGGCGATAAGATCGATGTAGTTTTAAATAAAGTAGATTTACAGCAACGAAAAATTGATTTCTCAATTCAGTCTGATGCTCAACAAGATGTTGCCCAGTTAAGTGGATAA
- the flgM gene encoding Negative regulator of flagellin synthesis (Anti-sigma28 factor), producing MQWLGEISMNINKLTSGLDGGSRAKTDAASQQNQKPEENTKSASSVGSGDQVKLSSSSMNIQQIEAEVSKMPDVDDKTIDRIRSAIDNGEYKIDYQQLAGKMLDFEGKLN from the coding sequence ATGCAATGGCTTGGAGAAATATCCATGAATATCAATAAGTTAACAAGTGGTCTTGATGGCGGCAGCAGAGCAAAAACTGATGCAGCTAGCCAACAAAACCAAAAACCAGAAGAAAATACAAAGTCTGCGAGTAGTGTCGGCAGTGGTGATCAGGTAAAACTGAGCAGCAGTAGCATGAACATTCAACAGATCGAAGCTGAAGTGAGCAAAATGCCGGATGTTGATGATAAAACCATCGACCGCATCCGCAGTGCGATCGATAACGGCGAATATAAAATAGATTATCAACAGTTGGCAGGAAAAATGCTTGATTTTGAAGGAAAGCTTAATTAA
- the holC gene encoding DNA polymerase III chi subunit: protein MTDIDFYILSAQEPQQRLDFACRLVEKAYRSRCKVYVHFDSEIQAKTFDELLWSYRDNSFIPHGLVASDALEDNCPVHIGFGDQQPPHFDVLLNLATEIPSTFARHKRLLEIVIQQDAVLTSTRLHYKFYKERGYPINNIDMRISD from the coding sequence ATGACAGACATCGACTTCTATATATTATCCGCCCAAGAGCCGCAGCAAAGATTAGACTTTGCTTGCCGCCTGGTTGAAAAAGCCTACCGCAGCCGCTGTAAGGTTTATGTTCACTTTGATAGTGAAATTCAAGCAAAAACCTTTGATGAATTACTGTGGAGCTATCGCGATAACAGCTTTATTCCCCACGGTTTAGTAGCCAGCGATGCCTTAGAAGATAATTGCCCAGTGCATATCGGCTTTGGCGATCAACAGCCACCGCATTTTGATGTGCTGCTTAATTTAGCCACTGAAATCCCCTCTACTTTTGCACGTCACAAGCGTTTACTTGAGATTGTTATTCAACAAGATGCTGTTTTAACGTCTACTCGCCTGCATTATAAATTCTATAAAGAACGTGGCTACCCTATCAATAATATCGATATGCGCATCTCCGACTAA
- the flgA gene encoding putative flagellar basal body P-ring biosynthesis protein: MKQNLFFLVLHCLCSPLSQANDIKPDQLEQHISNSILDQWQVIGQRDGAVSKVVISGIPQGYKSPECRTPLEVKPTNTLRLGRNSIEVSCQHRSSWSLMLNADIEVWRDVVVLRDHLSRGQRIKRTSIVLQQRNIGDLQRGYYTNIKDIMGNVSKRSLKAGTAISPSMINLPIIVKRGQAITLRAERPGFSVNMKGFALKKGRKGDRIKVKNGKSNKVLYGRIVDSDLVLID; the protein is encoded by the coding sequence ATGAAGCAAAATCTATTTTTTTTGGTTCTTCATTGTCTTTGTTCGCCCTTAAGCCAAGCAAACGATATTAAGCCTGACCAATTAGAACAGCATATTAGCAATAGCATTTTAGATCAGTGGCAGGTTATCGGGCAGCGTGATGGTGCAGTCAGTAAGGTAGTTATTTCCGGGATTCCTCAAGGGTATAAAAGCCCTGAGTGCAGAACTCCGCTAGAGGTTAAGCCGACAAATACATTAAGGCTGGGCCGTAACAGTATTGAAGTAAGCTGCCAACATCGTTCCAGTTGGTCGTTGATGCTGAATGCCGATATTGAGGTTTGGCGTGATGTCGTGGTCTTGCGTGATCACTTGTCACGCGGCCAACGTATTAAAAGAACCAGTATCGTTTTGCAACAACGCAATATCGGCGACTTACAACGCGGCTATTACACCAATATTAAAGATATAATGGGCAACGTTAGTAAGCGTTCACTTAAAGCAGGTACGGCCATTAGCCCGAGCATGATTAATCTACCGATTATCGTCAAGCGTGGACAGGCCATTACCTTAAGGGCTGAGCGCCCAGGTTTCTCTGTCAACATGAAGGGATTCGCGCTAAAAAAAGGCCGTAAAGGCGACAGAATTAAAGTCAAAAACGGCAAGAGCAACAAGGTTCTGTACGGCAGAATTGTTGATTCTGATTTAGTTTTGATTGATTGA